The sequence TAGATTGGTATAACTATAGATGCTCAGCCATTGAGCCAAAAAAAGCCCCCATAACTGGAGGCTAATGCTTATTCTTCGTCGATGGCGCTTTGATAATCGGTGGCGCTGAGTAACTCTTCTAAGTCAGTCTCATCAGTGAGCTTCACGCGAAACAGCCAGCCGTCACCGTAAGGGTCTGAGTTAATCAGCTCTGGACTGTCTTCCAGCTCTTCATTGATGGCAATCACTTCCCCACTGACCGGCGCATAAATATCGGAAGCGGCCTTTACTGACTCCACCACCGCGCACTCTTCACTGGCGTCTAAGTTGCGCCCTACTTCAGGTAACTCAACAAACACCATATCACCCAATAAATCTTGGGCATGCTCAGAAATACCGATCACCACTTCACCATTTTCTTCTACTCGTACCCACTCGTGGGTAGGGGCATATTTCAGTTCACTGGGGAGATTGCTCATCTGTTGCTTCCTCTTAATACAGGTACTTATACTTAAAGTAATTAGGCTTAAAGCACTTAGATTTAAAATACATAGCTTTAAAGTACATCAGTTCAAACTTAATCTAAATAGGGTCTGTTGACCTTTCGCGGTTGAATTTTGTTCGAGTTAAACGCATTTTTATCGCGGCGAGTGGGGTGTAGCTTAGTCGTTCTAAGCAAACTCCCACTCAACAAAGAGAAAAACGCGTTTAGCCGAACCCGAAGGGCAGCATTTGTGGTGCCTTTCTACGGCGTTATCGCTTATTTATGGAGAATGCTCCATGGCACAAGCAATGCCTTGTATGAAGCCCCCACAAATTGCTGCAAAGATCATCTCGAAAGGTCAACAGACCCTAAATAGTATCCACCGCTTTACCCAACCGCACAAAAGGCGGCTTGACCACTACCACCGGCTGCCATTTGTTACGCATTTCAACTTGCGCTTCATGGCCAATGGATCCCGAGACTCGCGCCAGCGCAATGCTGTGGCCCAGTGTAGGAGAAAAACTGCCGGAGGTAATAACGCCCTCTTGCATTTGCCCTGTCTCATCTGCAAAACGCACCGCAGCACCGGTGCGCAATACGCCCTTTTCTTTTAACATCAGCCCCACTAACTTAGGATACTGGGCGGCGACTTTTTGCGCCGTAATGGCGGCACGGCCAATAAATTCACGATCCACTGGCTCCCACGCCACTGTCCAGCCCATGTTGGCTTCCAGTGGTGTGACAGACTCGTCCATATCTTGACCATATAAGTTCATGCCCGCTTCTAAGCGCAGCGTATCTCGCGCCCCTAAGCCACAAGGTTTAACGCCCACCGCTAACAAGGCATCCCAGAGCGCGGCGGCGTGGCTATCCTGCACAATAATTTCATAGCCTTCTTCACCTGTATAGCCGGTGGTGGCAATAAATAAGTCACCACTTTGTACGCCATAAAAAGGCTTTGCCCCTGCAATAGCGGCGTTTTGTTCTGCGTTAAATACCTGACCAGCTTGAGCCTTAGCCGCTGGCCCTTGCACGGCTATCATGGCTAGCTCGGGGCGCGCTTTCACCGCGACGTCAAAGCCTGCTGCTTGTTGTTTAATCCAAGCTAAGTCTTGGTCGCGAGTGGCAGAGTTTGCGATCAAACGATAATAATCGTCGGCAAAATAATAGGTGATCAGGTCGTCAAGCACACCGCCCTGTTCATTTAACATAGCACTGTAGATCGCGCGGCCTGGCTCAGTCATGCGCGCCACATCGTTGGCTAACAGTCGTTGTAAAAACGGCTTGGCCTCGTGGCCAGTGATATCAATAATGGTCATATGGGAAACATCAAACATGCCGGCGCTGGTGCGCACTGTATGATGCTCTTCTAGCTGAGAGGCATATTGAATGGGCATTTCCCAACCGTGAAAGTCCACCATTTTGGCACCGGCGGCCAAATGTTGGGGATACAAAGCTGTGTGCTGAGTCATCACTGCGCTTCCTTTTTCTTGGGGCAGGCTTAATAAGCGAGTCTCTGCTGTTTTATCACCGCTTTAACAGCATCATATTTGGCTATATGCCAGCCCAAGTGGATAAAACCGCACCGATGGTAAATCACCGGCTTGATTTAGCTTTGATTACTAGAGTCTGTTGACGAGAAAAGAATAGACGATAATTTTTAATGTGCCGTTAATGGCTCGATTCTTTAGGACAAATAGGTGGCTGTAGCAGCCGATGTGAA comes from Oceanisphaera profunda and encodes:
- the gcvT gene encoding glycine cleavage system aminomethyltransferase GcvT, with product MTQHTALYPQHLAAGAKMVDFHGWEMPIQYASQLEEHHTVRTSAGMFDVSHMTIIDITGHEAKPFLQRLLANDVARMTEPGRAIYSAMLNEQGGVLDDLITYYFADDYYRLIANSATRDQDLAWIKQQAAGFDVAVKARPELAMIAVQGPAAKAQAGQVFNAEQNAAIAGAKPFYGVQSGDLFIATTGYTGEEGYEIIVQDSHAAALWDALLAVGVKPCGLGARDTLRLEAGMNLYGQDMDESVTPLEANMGWTVAWEPVDREFIGRAAITAQKVAAQYPKLVGLMLKEKGVLRTGAAVRFADETGQMQEGVITSGSFSPTLGHSIALARVSGSIGHEAQVEMRNKWQPVVVVKPPFVRLGKAVDTI
- the gcvH gene encoding glycine cleavage system protein GcvH, giving the protein MSNLPSELKYAPTHEWVRVEENGEVVIGISEHAQDLLGDMVFVELPEVGRNLDASEECAVVESVKAASDIYAPVSGEVIAINEELEDSPELINSDPYGDGWLFRVKLTDETDLEELLSATDYQSAIDEE